In the Rubidibacter lacunae KORDI 51-2 genome, one interval contains:
- a CDS encoding prephenate/arogenate dehydrogenase — MDVGIVGLGSIGGSLGLDLRDRGCRVFGVSRRSSTCETALHLGAVDRAGTDLSLLGQTDVVFVCTPIDSIAPTVEQLVPHVSEHTTITDVGSVKAPVVAAVAPLWPNYVGGHPMAGTEHFGIDAARRDLFVGAPYVLTPSATTLPHAIQCVEALARSLGSHTYRCAPDVHDRAVAWISHLPLFVSAATIATCLEEPDTEVLRLARAFASSGFRDTTRVGGGNPELGVMVARHNRDALLDAIAQYRRVLDRLTDSIANEDWNALANLLQRTRDERLTFLRDRPECNGRETDSET, encoded by the coding sequence ATGGACGTAGGAATTGTTGGCTTGGGCTCGATCGGCGGCTCGCTCGGATTGGACCTCCGCGATCGCGGTTGCCGAGTTTTTGGCGTCTCGCGTCGTTCGTCGACCTGCGAAACTGCCCTGCATCTCGGCGCAGTCGATCGCGCTGGAACCGATTTGTCTCTCCTCGGGCAAACCGATGTAGTGTTCGTATGTACGCCAATTGACTCGATCGCCCCGACGGTCGAGCAACTCGTGCCGCATGTGTCCGAACATACCACGATCACCGATGTCGGCTCGGTGAAAGCTCCGGTCGTAGCAGCAGTTGCTCCTCTTTGGCCGAATTACGTGGGAGGTCACCCGATGGCCGGCACCGAGCATTTCGGGATCGACGCGGCACGGCGGGATCTCTTTGTCGGAGCACCCTACGTCTTGACCCCATCTGCAACAACGCTTCCCCATGCCATCCAATGCGTCGAGGCGTTGGCGCGATCGCTGGGATCCCACACGTATCGTTGCGCACCCGACGTCCACGATCGCGCTGTTGCTTGGATTTCGCACCTGCCGCTCTTTGTCAGCGCAGCAACGATTGCTACTTGCCTCGAGGAACCCGATACAGAGGTTCTGCGTTTGGCACGAGCATTTGCGAGCTCTGGGTTTCGCGATACAACGCGCGTGGGGGGTGGCAATCCCGAGCTGGGGGTCATGGTGGCGCGCCACAACCGCGATGCCCTTCTAGACGCGATCGCTCAGTACCGACGCGTGCTGGATCGACTGACTGACTCCATCGCGAACGAAGACTGGAACGCCCTTGCCAACCTGCTGCAAAGGACCCGCGACGAACGCCTGACTTTTCTGCGCGATCGGCCGGAGTGCAACGGCCGCGAGACCGACTCCGAAACCTAG